In a genomic window of Methanorbis rubei:
- a CDS encoding ribosome biogenesis/translation initiation ATPase RLI, with product MRIAIVHKDRCHSRKCGQECIAYCPRVRTGDETIQIGENGRAEISEELCVGCGICVKKCPFEALDIIQLPEELDAPIHRYGPNSFVLYGLPQPVAGKVTGVLGPNGIGKSTAVKILSGQVKPNLGIFEREVTWDEILKFYSGTELLSYLQQVAKKTIRASIKPQYIDFIPKVFKGTVGELLRSNDERKMLDYYAKELTLDTILDKDLATLSGGELQRVALTVALSKEADFYFLDEVTPFLDIYQRMIAAKLIRELADEHPVILVEHDIAILDMVAETVHIAYGKPAAFGIITRPKGVRIGVNQYLEGFVAEENVRIRDYPVVFETRGHESDVEREILMQIPEMTKSFPGFTLKVAGGEVRRGEVLGIVGANGIGKSTFAKLLAGVEIPDGGKRFDTVTVSYKPQYVTAATSDTVEFLLRQATKRFDSSYYQHEILEPLGLMPLLQSEAKNLSGGELQRVAIALCLSRDADLYILDEPSAHLDVEQRLVTTKVIKRAAEDKGAGIMVIDHDMYTIDMISERLLVFDGAPGANGLATGPFEMKDGMNKFLGLLGITFRRDKTGRPRINKPDSYLDREQKAAGEYYYYNVDAVALAAAAKEDGE from the coding sequence ATGAGGATTGCCATCGTTCACAAAGACCGGTGTCATTCCCGGAAATGCGGACAGGAATGCATTGCCTACTGTCCGCGGGTACGGACCGGTGACGAAACCATTCAGATCGGTGAAAATGGCCGCGCGGAAATTTCCGAGGAGCTGTGCGTCGGCTGCGGTATCTGTGTGAAGAAATGCCCGTTCGAGGCTCTGGATATTATCCAGCTTCCAGAGGAACTCGACGCACCGATTCACCGCTACGGCCCGAACTCGTTCGTGCTCTACGGGCTTCCCCAGCCGGTCGCAGGAAAAGTGACCGGCGTTCTCGGACCAAACGGTATCGGTAAGTCAACAGCTGTCAAAATTTTATCAGGACAGGTGAAACCGAACCTTGGAATCTTTGAACGCGAGGTTACGTGGGATGAAATTCTCAAGTTCTACTCAGGAACCGAACTGCTGAGCTATCTGCAGCAGGTCGCAAAAAAGACCATCCGGGCATCGATTAAACCGCAGTACATCGATTTCATTCCAAAAGTTTTCAAGGGAACGGTAGGCGAGCTGCTCCGCTCAAACGATGAGCGAAAGATGCTCGACTACTATGCAAAGGAGCTGACCCTTGATACGATTCTCGATAAGGACCTCGCAACGCTTTCCGGCGGAGAGCTGCAGCGTGTGGCCCTCACGGTTGCTCTTTCAAAGGAAGCAGACTTCTACTTCCTTGATGAGGTGACACCGTTCCTTGATATTTATCAGAGAATGATTGCGGCGAAGCTGATCCGCGAACTCGCTGACGAGCATCCGGTGATTCTTGTTGAGCACGATATCGCGATTCTCGACATGGTTGCTGAGACCGTTCACATCGCGTACGGTAAGCCTGCGGCGTTTGGTATCATCACCCGCCCGAAAGGCGTGCGTATTGGTGTGAATCAGTATCTGGAAGGATTCGTTGCCGAGGAGAATGTTCGTATCCGTGATTATCCGGTGGTGTTTGAGACCCGCGGTCATGAGAGTGATGTGGAGCGCGAGATTCTGATGCAGATTCCGGAGATGACGAAGTCGTTCCCAGGCTTTACGCTGAAGGTTGCGGGAGGCGAGGTTAGGCGCGGCGAGGTACTTGGTATTGTCGGTGCGAATGGTATCGGCAAGTCGACGTTTGCGAAGCTGCTTGCAGGTGTTGAGATTCCTGACGGTGGAAAGAGATTTGATACGGTTACGGTTTCGTATAAGCCGCAGTATGTGACTGCGGCGACGTCTGATACGGTGGAATTCCTGCTGCGTCAGGCAACCAAACGGTTTGATTCGTCATACTATCAGCATGAAATTCTTGAGCCGCTGGGCCTTATGCCGCTTTTACAGTCTGAGGCGAAGAATCTCTCGGGTGGAGAGTTACAGAGAGTCGCAATTGCTCTTTGTCTTTCGCGCGATGCTGACCTGTATATTCTTGATGAGCCGAGTGCGCATCTGGATGTTGAGCAGCGGCTGGTTACAACGAAGGTCATCAAGCGTGCGGCTGAGGATAAGGGCGCAGGCATCATGGTCATCGACCATGACATGTACACGATCGATATGATCAGTGAGCGGCTGCTGGTGTTCGATGGAGCCCCTGGAGCAAACGGTCTTGCTACCGGCCCCTTTGAGATGAAGGATGGCATGAATAAGTTCCTTGGGCTCCTCGGGATTACGTTCCGCCGTGATAAGACGGGCCGGCCGAGGATCAATAAGCCGGATTCATACCTCGACCGCGAGCAGAAAGCCGCGGGCGAGTATTATTACTATAATGTTGATGCAGTGGCCCTTGCGGCGGCTGCGAAGGAAGACGGGGAGTAA
- a CDS encoding 4Fe-4S dicluster-binding protein: protein MQVARVKKEKCSTADCNRCIRFCPVSRKDQPVIYIGRNKKATVNEELCNGCAKCVRICPEKAIEMITIPDPVEETAVAVEETNAVVTAAEDGAVAAAPAAAAETAKQTAPPKKKETPEEKIDRKKYEHSERVIRTLIASVLGLAAGIASYFLAGTPSLENGIQPEPVLGILILLIAIIIQRTIFLLIKIDTKKLGKKDWFYQAFITFALWYLTWTIILSTSLLSE from the coding sequence ATGCAGGTAGCACGAGTCAAAAAAGAAAAATGCAGTACAGCAGACTGCAACCGTTGTATTCGGTTCTGTCCTGTTTCGCGCAAGGACCAGCCGGTGATCTACATCGGGAGAAACAAAAAAGCAACCGTGAACGAGGAACTCTGTAACGGCTGTGCAAAATGTGTCCGCATCTGTCCGGAAAAAGCAATCGAGATGATTACTATCCCTGATCCGGTAGAAGAGACCGCGGTCGCGGTTGAAGAGACCAACGCTGTTGTGACTGCGGCTGAGGACGGCGCGGTTGCGGCAGCTCCCGCCGCAGCAGCAGAAACTGCCAAACAGACTGCCCCGCCAAAGAAGAAGGAAACACCGGAAGAGAAAATCGACCGGAAAAAATACGAGCACAGCGAGCGCGTGATTCGGACACTGATTGCAAGTGTGCTCGGTCTGGCTGCTGGTATTGCCTCCTACTTCCTTGCAGGAACTCCGAGTCTGGAGAACGGCATTCAGCCTGAACCAGTCCTTGGTATTCTGATTCTTCTGATTGCCATCATCATTCAGAGAACCATCTTCCTCTTAATCAAGATTGACACCAAAAAACTTGGCAAGAAAGACTGGTTCTATCAGGCATTCATTACGTTTGCCCTCTGGTACCTCACCTGGACCATCATCCTGAGCACATCGCTCTTATCCGAGTAA
- the dcd gene encoding dCTP deaminase has product MILVDWEIADHIKRGFIGVDPYDPALVQPNSLDIRLGNHFVWYDACDDVIDPYKKETIFSHTNERKGSYFDIMPGQFVLAETLETITLPDNVVSSIEGKSSVARLGIELHQTGGWIDAGFSGTITLEMCNVNCRPVRVYAGMPIGQLVFYVTKRCLCPYDKKPDAKYQNQKNATISRYDKNTLNNIE; this is encoded by the coding sequence ATGATTCTGGTAGACTGGGAAATTGCAGATCACATAAAACGCGGGTTTATTGGTGTGGACCCGTACGATCCTGCACTTGTACAGCCGAATTCTCTGGACATCCGTCTTGGCAACCACTTTGTCTGGTATGACGCCTGCGATGACGTGATCGACCCCTACAAAAAAGAGACCATCTTTTCCCACACAAACGAGCGCAAAGGATCCTATTTTGACATTATGCCTGGCCAGTTCGTGCTCGCAGAAACTCTTGAGACCATCACGCTTCCTGACAACGTCGTCTCCTCAATCGAAGGAAAAAGCAGTGTTGCCCGCCTTGGTATCGAGCTTCACCAGACTGGCGGATGGATTGATGCAGGATTTTCCGGCACCATTACGCTTGAGATGTGCAATGTAAACTGCCGGCCCGTCCGCGTGTATGCAGGAATGCCGATCGGCCAGCTCGTATTCTATGTCACCAAACGCTGTCTCTGCCCGTACGACAAAAAACCGGATGCAAAGTACCAGAACCAGAAAAATGCGACCATCTCGCGGTACGACAAAAACACCCTGAACAATATCGAATAA